A region of Elusimicrobiota bacterium DNA encodes the following proteins:
- a CDS encoding IS256 family transposase, whose protein sequence is MKDVKTIRAEKPEGQGVVGTLEEIVRRGAQRLLEVALNEEVDIFCQRHAARVDEHGHRLIVRNGKQNRRILVTGAGPLDIEPPRVDDRVLKGTGESRFQSILVPPYLRKTKNLEELVPFLYLKGISTGDFTEVLEKLVGEKVLGFSAESVVRMKRIWEQDYQEWIGRDISKSEYVYWWVDGIYFNVRLDDERQCILVIIGAKEDGTKELVSVEDGFRESKESWQSVLRALKRRGLAKGPKLAIGDGALGFWAALAEEFPGTKTQLCWVHKTVNALDKLPKSLQGKGKQMIHDIYRAPTKEEGHAAFDAFVKEFELKYPKAVETINRNRESLLTFYDFPAEHWLSIRSTNVIESTFATVRLRTKRTKGCGSRIATLTMVYKLAESAQKRWRKLRGYKKLTAVWKGIQFKDGVEMEMAA, encoded by the coding sequence ATGAAAGATGTTAAAACAATTCGGGCAGAAAAACCAGAAGGGCAAGGGGTCGTGGGTACGCTGGAAGAGATCGTGCGCCGCGGGGCGCAACGGCTTTTAGAAGTGGCGCTGAACGAAGAGGTGGATATTTTTTGTCAACGCCATGCTGCCCGTGTGGACGAACACGGGCATCGGTTGATTGTCCGCAACGGGAAACAAAACCGGCGGATCTTGGTGACGGGGGCGGGCCCCTTGGATATTGAGCCTCCTCGTGTGGATGACCGGGTTCTGAAAGGGACGGGGGAATCGCGATTTCAGTCGATCCTGGTCCCGCCGTATTTAAGGAAGACCAAGAACCTGGAGGAGCTGGTTCCGTTTCTATATTTGAAAGGGATCTCCACGGGGGATTTCACGGAAGTCCTGGAGAAGCTGGTCGGCGAAAAGGTGCTGGGATTTTCAGCGGAAAGCGTAGTGCGGATGAAGCGGATCTGGGAACAGGATTACCAAGAATGGATCGGACGGGACATATCGAAGAGCGAATACGTTTACTGGTGGGTGGACGGAATCTATTTCAATGTCCGGTTGGACGATGAGCGGCAGTGTATTCTGGTGATTATTGGGGCGAAGGAAGACGGAACCAAAGAGCTGGTGTCAGTGGAAGATGGGTTTCGTGAGTCGAAGGAAAGCTGGCAGTCGGTTCTGCGGGCATTAAAACGGCGTGGATTGGCGAAGGGGCCGAAGTTGGCGATTGGGGATGGTGCGTTGGGGTTCTGGGCGGCGTTGGCGGAGGAATTCCCCGGCACGAAGACCCAGCTTTGTTGGGTTCATAAAACAGTCAACGCGCTGGACAAGCTTCCGAAGAGTCTCCAAGGGAAAGGGAAGCAAATGATCCACGACATTTACCGGGCGCCGACGAAAGAGGAAGGACACGCCGCCTTTGACGCTTTCGTCAAAGAGTTCGAACTGAAATATCCGAAGGCGGTGGAAACGATCAACAGGAACCGGGAGAGTTTGCTGACGTTCTACGATTTCCCGGCGGAACATTGGTTGTCGATTCGAAGCACGAACGTGATTGAGTCGACATTTGCAACGGTGCGGCTACGGACAAAAAGAACGAAGGGATGCGGTTCACGGATCGCGACGTTGACGATGGTTTATAAGTTGGCGGAGTCGGCGCAGAAGCGATGGCGGAAATTACGCGGATACAAAAAGTTGACGGCGGTGTGGAAAGGGATCCAATTCAAAGACGGGGTTGAAATGGAAATGGCGGCCTAA